The Maylandia zebra isolate NMK-2024a linkage group LG7, Mzebra_GT3a, whole genome shotgun sequence genome contains a region encoding:
- the LOC101481994 gene encoding cytochrome P450 2J4: protein MFVSIALLCLCLLFLILQLKSKRPKNFPPGPPGLPLVGNTLQLSLENPLKDFEKLRKSYGDVYSIYIGQKPAVVINGLKTVKEAMVTKAADFAGRPQDLFVNDITKRKGVILVDYGSSWREHRRFSLMTLRNFGLGKNSMEDRIHEEIKYIVRTLEDSVGKTMSPQVMFHNAASNIICQVLFSTRYEYDDALIKQIVQCFTENTKMANGPWAMLYDTFPIIRNLPLPFQKAFENLETSKKIAIGLINEHKKTRVPGEPRDFIDCYLDELEKRGDDGSSFSEEWLIMNALDLHLAGTDTTSNTLLTAFLYLMNYPHIQERCQQEIDDVLGGKYRASFEDRHEMPYIQAVIHEIQRVANTVPLSVFHCTTKDTELMGYSIPKGTMIIENLTSVLSEEGQWKFPHEFNPENFLDDKGEFVKPEAFMPFSAGPRVCLGEGLARMELFLMIVTLLRKFKFIWPEDAGEPDFTPVFGATMTPSPYHMKVQLRTAH, encoded by the exons ATGTTTGTTTCAATTGCACTGCTATGCCTCTGCCTTTTATTTCTTATTCTTCAACTCAAATCCAAGAGGCCGAAGAACTTCCCACCAGGCCCCCCAGGCCTTCCCCTGGTGGGGAACACTTTGCAGTTGAGTTTGGAGAACCCCTTAAAGGACTTTGAGAAg CTGAGGAAGTCTTATGGAGATGTCTACAGTATTTACATTGGCCAGAAACCAGCTGTAGTCATCAATGGGCTGAAGACCGTAAAGGAGGCGATGGTGACTAAGGCTGCTGATTTTGCTGGACGACCCCAAGACTTGTTTGTTAATGATATCACCAAAAGGAAAG GAGTAATTTTGGTCGATTACGGCTCTAGTTGGAGGGAACATCGTCGCTTTTCTTTGATGACTTTGAGGAACTTTGGTCTGGGGAAGAACTCGATGGAGGACAGGATTCATGAAGAGATAAAATACATCGTTAGAACCTTGGAAGACAGTGTTG GTAAAACCATGAGTCCTCAAGTTATGTTTCACAATGCGGCCTCCAACATCATCTGCCAGGTCCTGTTTTCTACACGCTACGAATATGATGATGCGCTAATCAAACAGATTGTTCAGTGCTTCACTGAGAATACCAAGATGGCCAATGGACCGTGGGCTATG CTCTATGACACTTTTCCCATAATTCGTAACCTGCCACTGCCCTTCCAAAAGGCCTTTGAGAATTTAGAG ACTTCAAAGAAAATTGCAATTGGTTTGATCAATGAGCACAAGAAGACCAGAGTTCCTGGAGAGCCACGAGATTTTATTGACTGCTATCTGGATGAACTGGAGAAG AGAGGCGATGATGGGTCTTCATTCTCAGAGGAGTGGCTCATTATGAATGCTTTAGATCTTCACCTTGCTGGGACTGACACCACCTCCAACACCCTCCTTACTGCTTTCCTTTACCTGATGAACTACCCGCACATCCAAG AAAGATGCCAGCAGGAGATAGACGACGTGTTGGGAGGGAAGTATCGGGCCAGTTTTGAGGACAGACATGAGATGCCTTACATACAG GCTGTGATTCACGAGATACAGAGAGTTGCCAACACTGTTCCTCTCAGTGTCTTCCACTGCACCACTAAAGACACAGAGCTGATGGGTTATTCCATTCCCAAG GGAACAATGATCATCGAGAATCTGACCTCAGTGCTCAGCGAGGAGGGACAGTGGAAATTCCCTCATGAATTCAACCCTGAAAACTTCCTCGATGACAAAGGAGAGTTTGTTAAACCAGAGGCCTTCATGCCTTTCTCTGCAG GTCCTCGGGTGTGTCTCGGGGAGGGTCTGGCTCGTATGGAGCTCTTCCTCATGATTGTGACTCTGCTGAGGAAGTTTAAGTTCATCTGGCCCGAGGACGCAGGAGAACCAGACTTCACTCCAGTCTTTGGAGCCACTATGACTCCCAGCCCTTATCACATGAAGGTCCAACTCAGGACCGCGCACTGA
- the LOC101482289 gene encoding cytochrome P450 2D3-like isoform X2, with the protein MFNRVGGKCPPEYLVHKFQKLPCHFVPSQLRKSYGDVYSIYIGQKPAVVINGLKAVKEAMVTKAADFAGRPQDLFINDVTKRKGVVLVDYGSSWREHRRFALMTLRNFGLGKHSMEDRVHEEIKYLVSTLKESVGKTMSPGVMFHNAASNIICQVLFARRFEYDDALIKQIVQCFTENSKLAVGPWAMLYDSFPIIRNLPLPFQKAFENFETYGTIAIGFINEHKKTRVPGEPRDFIDCYLDELEKRGNDGSSFSEEQLIMYSLDLHGAGTDTTSNTLLTTFLYLMTFPHIQDRCQQEIDQVLEGKYRASFEDRNEMPYTQAVIHEVQRVANTVPLSVFHRTTTDTELMGYSIPKGTMIIENLTSVLNEEGQWKFPHEFNPENFLDDKGEFVKPEAFMPFSAGPRMCLGEGLARMELFLIMVTLLRKFKFIWPEDAGEPDFTPVFGITMTPKPYCMKVQLRRPQ; encoded by the exons ATGTTTAACCGTGTTGGAGGGAAATGTCCACCTGAGTATCTGGTTCATAAATTTCAAAAACTGCCATGTCATTTTGTTCCCTCCCAGCTGAGGAAGTCTTATGGAGATGTCTACAGTATTTACATTGGCCAGAAACCAGCTGTAGTCATCAATGGGCTGAAGGCCGTAAAGGAGGCGATGGTGACTAAGGCTGCTGATTTTGCTGGACGACCCCAAGACTTGTTTATTAATGATGTCACCAAAAGGAAAG GTGTCGTTTTGGTAGATTATGGCTCTAGTTGGAGGGAACATCGTCGCTTTGCTCTGATGACTTTGAGGAACTTTGGTCTGGGGAAGCACTCAATGGAGGACCGGGTTCATGAAGAGATAAAGTACCTCGTTAGTACGCTGAAAGAGAGCGTTG GTAAAACCATGAGTCCTGGAGTTATGTTTCACAATGCTGCCTCCAACATCATCTGCCAGGTTCTGTTTGCGAGACGCTTTGAGTATGATGATGCGCTAATCAAACAGATTGTTCAGTGCTTCACTGAGAACTCCAAGCTAGCCGTTGGACCGTGGGCTATG CTCTATGATTCGTTCCCTATAATTCGTAACCTGCCATTGCCGTTTCAAAAGGCCTTTGAGAATTTTGAG ACTTATGGGACTATTGCAATTGGTTTTATCAATGAGCACAAGAAGACCAGAGTCCCTGGAGAGCCACGAGACTTTATTGACTGCTATCTGGATGAACTTGAGaag AGAGGCAATGACGGTTCTTCATTTTCAGAAGAACAGCTCATTATGTACTCTTTAGATCTTCATGGTGCTGGGACTGACACCACCTCCAACACACTCCTTACTACTTTCCTTTACCTTATGACCTTCCCACACATACAAG ACAGATGTCAGCAAGAGATAGACCAAGTACTGGAAGGGAAGTATCGGGCCAGTTTTGAAGACAGGAACGAGATGCCTTACACCCAG GCTGTGATTCATGAAGTGCAGAGAGTTGCCAACACTGTTCCTCTCAGTGTCTTCCACCGCACAACTacagacacagagctcatgGGATATTCCATTCCCAAG GGAACAATGATCATTGAGAATCTGACCTCAGTGCTCAACGAGGAGGGACAGTGGAAATTCCCTCATGAATTCAACCCTGAAAACTTCCTTGATGACAAAGGAGAGTTTGTTAAACCAGAGGCCTTCATGCCTTTCTCTGCAG GTCCTCGGATGTGTCTCGGAGAGGGTCTGGCTCGCATGGAGCTCTTTCTCATTATGGTGACTCTGCTGAGGAAGTTTAAATTCATCTGGCCCGAGGATGCAGGAGAACCAGACTTCACTCCAGTCTTTGGGATCACAATGACTCCCAAACCTTACTGCATGAAGGTCCAACTAAGAAGGCCACAGTGA
- the LOC101482289 gene encoding cytochrome P450 2D3-like isoform X1, whose product MIMFLSVVLLWICVFFIILQVKSKRPKNFPPGPPVFPILGTILQLSLENPLKDFERLRKSYGDVYSIYIGQKPAVVINGLKAVKEAMVTKAADFAGRPQDLFINDVTKRKGVVLVDYGSSWREHRRFALMTLRNFGLGKHSMEDRVHEEIKYLVSTLKESVGKTMSPGVMFHNAASNIICQVLFARRFEYDDALIKQIVQCFTENSKLAVGPWAMLYDSFPIIRNLPLPFQKAFENFETYGTIAIGFINEHKKTRVPGEPRDFIDCYLDELEKRGNDGSSFSEEQLIMYSLDLHGAGTDTTSNTLLTTFLYLMTFPHIQDRCQQEIDQVLEGKYRASFEDRNEMPYTQAVIHEVQRVANTVPLSVFHRTTTDTELMGYSIPKGTMIIENLTSVLNEEGQWKFPHEFNPENFLDDKGEFVKPEAFMPFSAGPRMCLGEGLARMELFLIMVTLLRKFKFIWPEDAGEPDFTPVFGITMTPKPYCMKVQLRRPQ is encoded by the exons ATGATCATGTTTCTTTCAGTTGTGCTGCTATGGATCTGCGTTTTCTTTATCATCCTTCAGGTCAAATCCAAGAGGCCAAAGAACTTCCCACCAGGACCCCCAGTCTTTCCCATACTGGGAACCATTTTGCAGCTGAGTTTAGAGAACCCCTTGAAGGACTTTGAGAGG CTGAGGAAGTCTTATGGAGATGTCTACAGTATTTACATTGGCCAGAAACCAGCTGTAGTCATCAATGGGCTGAAGGCCGTAAAGGAGGCGATGGTGACTAAGGCTGCTGATTTTGCTGGACGACCCCAAGACTTGTTTATTAATGATGTCACCAAAAGGAAAG GTGTCGTTTTGGTAGATTATGGCTCTAGTTGGAGGGAACATCGTCGCTTTGCTCTGATGACTTTGAGGAACTTTGGTCTGGGGAAGCACTCAATGGAGGACCGGGTTCATGAAGAGATAAAGTACCTCGTTAGTACGCTGAAAGAGAGCGTTG GTAAAACCATGAGTCCTGGAGTTATGTTTCACAATGCTGCCTCCAACATCATCTGCCAGGTTCTGTTTGCGAGACGCTTTGAGTATGATGATGCGCTAATCAAACAGATTGTTCAGTGCTTCACTGAGAACTCCAAGCTAGCCGTTGGACCGTGGGCTATG CTCTATGATTCGTTCCCTATAATTCGTAACCTGCCATTGCCGTTTCAAAAGGCCTTTGAGAATTTTGAG ACTTATGGGACTATTGCAATTGGTTTTATCAATGAGCACAAGAAGACCAGAGTCCCTGGAGAGCCACGAGACTTTATTGACTGCTATCTGGATGAACTTGAGaag AGAGGCAATGACGGTTCTTCATTTTCAGAAGAACAGCTCATTATGTACTCTTTAGATCTTCATGGTGCTGGGACTGACACCACCTCCAACACACTCCTTACTACTTTCCTTTACCTTATGACCTTCCCACACATACAAG ACAGATGTCAGCAAGAGATAGACCAAGTACTGGAAGGGAAGTATCGGGCCAGTTTTGAAGACAGGAACGAGATGCCTTACACCCAG GCTGTGATTCATGAAGTGCAGAGAGTTGCCAACACTGTTCCTCTCAGTGTCTTCCACCGCACAACTacagacacagagctcatgGGATATTCCATTCCCAAG GGAACAATGATCATTGAGAATCTGACCTCAGTGCTCAACGAGGAGGGACAGTGGAAATTCCCTCATGAATTCAACCCTGAAAACTTCCTTGATGACAAAGGAGAGTTTGTTAAACCAGAGGCCTTCATGCCTTTCTCTGCAG GTCCTCGGATGTGTCTCGGAGAGGGTCTGGCTCGCATGGAGCTCTTTCTCATTATGGTGACTCTGCTGAGGAAGTTTAAATTCATCTGGCCCGAGGATGCAGGAGAACCAGACTTCACTCCAGTCTTTGGGATCACAATGACTCCCAAACCTTACTGCATGAAGGTCCAACTAAGAAGGCCACAGTGA
- the LOC143419615 gene encoding uncharacterized protein F54H12.2-like: MTQLSIEDKKYQECQPLSALNDNSPIEFFIPGDGEKYLDLNDTMLHLRVKITERDGSDIPPDAGVALINYPLNTIFSQCDVILGDHLISQSSATHPYRAMIETLLNFSEDTLKSQFSAGLFYKDTAGDMDSIVISNGPNKGLKQRAVFTAESREVDLLGPLHADIFFCERLLLNSVDLRIKLIRNSDAFSLMGTRDSQFALKITSASLFVKKVTVSPAVRLGHAAALMKGNALYPLSRVSVKTYSIPENSRICNQENLFLGAMPKYVVLGMVHHDAFTGRRDMSPFNFRHNDVEYLALCQDGRQVPAKAFQPQFDRGNSVREFYHMFSATGRHLKDLPLSIDRREFNEGYALFAFNLEPCEDADALSPVSNGNLRLEMRFRVPLPQTTTLIVYACYDSILEIDSKRQVLVDYY; encoded by the coding sequence ATGACCCAGCTATCTATAGAGGATAAAAAATATCAAGAATGTCAGCCCCTCTCTGCGTTGAACGACAACTCACCCATTGAATTTTTCATCCCCGGAGACGGGGAAAAGTATCTCGATCTGAACGACACCATGCTCCATCTGAGAGTGAAAATTACGGAGAGGGACGGGAGCGACATCCCGCCCGACGCCGGGGTAGCGCTCATCAATTACCCCCTCAATACAATTTTCAGTCAGTGCGACGTTATACTGGGGGATCATTTGATTTCGCAGTCCAGCGCCACCCATCCTTACAGGGCCATGATCGAGACGCTGCTCAACTTTTCAGAAGACACTCTAAAGAGTCAATTCAGCGCCGGTCTGTTTTACAAAGACACTGCCGGAGACATGGATTCTATAGTTATAAGCAACGGGCCGAACAAAGGGTTAAAACAGAGAGCCGTTTTCACGGCCGAGTCGCGAGAAGTGGACCTGCTGGGTCCACTCCACGCAGATATTTTCTTCTGCGAGAGGCTCCTGCTGAACTCTGTGGATTTGAGAATTAAATTGATACGCAACAGCGACGCCTTCAGTCTGATGGGAACTCGGGATTCGCAGTTTGCCCTGAAAATAACTTCGGCCTCTCTGTTCGTTAAAAAGGTCACGGTCTCGCCGGCCGTCAGGCTGGGGCACGCCGCGGCCCTGATGAAAGGAAACGCCCTCTATCCTCTTTCGCGCGTTTCTGTGAAAACCTACTCCATCCCTGAAAATTCCAGGATCTGCAACCAAGAGAATCTCTTTCTGGGAGCCATGCCCAAATACGTGGTCCTGGGCATGGTTCATCACGACGCCTTCACCGGGAGGAGGGACATGTCGCCTTTCAACTTTAGACACAACGACGTGGAGTATCTGGCGTTGTGTCAGGACGGCAGGCAGGTGCCCGCCAAAGCTTTCCAGCCACAGTTTGACCGCGGAAATTCGGTCAGGGAGTTTTACCACATGTTTTCTGCCACGGGGAGACACCTCAAAGATTTGCCTCTGAGCATCGACCGCCGGGAATTTAACGAGGGGTACGCCCTGTTTGCCTTTAATCTGGAGCCCTGCGAGGATGCGGACGCCCTGTCTCCTGTCTCCAACGGGAATTTGAGGCTGGAGATGAGATTCAGAGTTCCTTTGCCTCAGACCACCACTCTCATAGTATACGCCTGCTACGACTCCATTTTGGAGATTGACTCTAAAAGGCAGGTGCTGGTGGattattactaa